The region ACTTCACTGTTGGTAACTTTGTAACCTTTGGTGCTTTTGTGATTGCCTCTACTTCAGGTAAATTCGGATAACTAAGCCTAGTTGAGAGTAGAAAGGAAAGGAAACCCTGTCAGCAGTTATGTTGACAGGGTTTTTTCTTGAATATTCCATTTCCGCAATTCATTTGCGAAAGCAGGTAACAAAAAATTATCTTCAGCTAAAGTTTTGCCTTCAGAAAACACTATCAATAACATAGTCATCCCTTGAGGTGTAATGAACCAAGCCGCATCATGCCTTGCTTCACTCATTAAACCAGCTTTGCTCCATAATTTTGTCCCTTTGATTAATCCTTCGCCAAGAAAGCCATCTATCTGATTATCAGGATTACTCTTTCTTGTCATAAGGTCTAAAGAACGAAAAAGCAGTCGTTTTAGATTATTGGTTGCCTTTGGGGTTAGCAAAATCCCCGTCATCAAAGCTTCAAACAACCTTGCAGTTCCAATGGTGGTTAATGCGTTTCTATTGTTATTATTTCGCCCATAGAAATCACTATCACGTCCAAAAGGTCCATCACCCCAAGTTTTTTGGCAACAATTAATAGATTTAAATTCTGACCAATTAAAACTACGAATCCAATCATTGATCAAATATCTCTGTTTTTTCCAAATTTCCCATCCTTCCCCTTTTAAAGAAGGCCCACTGGTAGTGGCTGTTAAGAGATCCACAATATAGCTTGTTGC is a window of Prochlorococcus marinus subsp. marinus str. CCMP1375 DNA encoding:
- a CDS encoding serine hydrolase; this translates as MSFYIHNPEMGILLRELIERFEKESRPDLHKKVSITWVCYKTQNPEPFSGIGAGWLENKLIYPASVVKLFYACAIETWLQKDLLVDSTEMRRAIADMIVNSSNDATSYIVDLLTATTSGPSLKGEGWEIWKKQRYLINDWIRSFNWSEFKSINCCQKTWGDGPFGRDSDFYGRNNNNRNALTTIGTARLFEALMTGILLTPKATNNLKRLLFRSLDLMTRKSNPDNQIDGFLGEGLIKGTKLWSKAGLMSEARHDAAWFITPQGMTMLLIVFSEGKTLAEDNFLLPAFANELRKWNIQEKTLST